The Heteronotia binoei isolate CCM8104 ecotype False Entrance Well chromosome 6, APGP_CSIRO_Hbin_v1, whole genome shotgun sequence genomic sequence ATGGATGGCAATTAAAGTTTTCCCACTTTCAACAATATTTGCAGCTAGCCTATTTGCATATAGTTGGACATGAGGTGGAGAGTCATGGGGATGCTGTTCAGACTCTGTAACCTCTTTTTCATCCACAATTATTTTGTTCTTGCACATCAGAGCTTTGATGGAGTTTGCCCAAGTCTCATGGATCAGCATGTCTGTTGCTTGATCAGACCTACATCTTTGGTACAGGTAAGAGTCTGATTTGCATAGCCCAGAAGAGGATATGGTGTTGACAGGCTGTACACTTAAAGAATCCTGGTGACTGTTGCGGGAAAAACCATCTAATGAATTAGCCTTAATGGGCACATTAACTGTTAACCTTGAAGCTGAGGATCTATCAGGCATTGAGGACTGCCTAAAACAAAAAGGGGATCGCTGGGAAGGAGGAAATAAACTGCTATTCCAGTCCTTTGAGTTTCTTGCAGAAAACACATTCTCTTTATTCTCTTTTTCTATTTCTTTAAGCATGTATCTATAAAACTCTTCCGTTATGCTTTCTGTGCTCGATTGTTTAGATGGGCAACTCGGTCGGACGTTGAGGTGGCCATTTTTCTTGGAGGCTTGTTGCAGGGCAGAAGTTAAGATGTTATTTGCATTTTTCCCAGCGTAGTAGTCAAGTAACAAATCAAACTCTCGGCCTTCGTTTTCCATCTGGTTGACCATAAATCTTGAAAACTCATCTGTAATGCTTTCACAGCTAGACTGCTTAGAGATGGAACTTGTTCTGCTTATCGGCTGCCCTAGGGTGTTCATGAGACCCAAAGTATTGACCGACCCTTTGGAATCTGAATCCTCTTCAGGAATGCTTTCACAACTAGATGCATTGACTCTATTCCACCGGTCACAGTGCAGTCTATTCCGAGGATGGTTTGGGCTCTGCCACACATTATCAGTCATAGAGAGTTCAGCTAAATTCATAATTTTAGCAGCCACTTCATTGGCAAAACTAGAATCTGGTGTGTCATCAAGATTAATCGATTCATCCACTACTCTATTCATAAGCCTCTCTTTTAGCTCAGGATGCTCATCTGTTTTTCTCTTGATTTCACTAAGCCTAGGTGGCCTATGTTTTCTCACAACTGATCCATTTGACTGTGttgtttccttcttccttttgATGGTCCGGCATGACAAAGCCTGAGGCATCAAATATTCACTTCCCCTCTTCCATGCACAGAACCAGGGTTGCTTACCATTTGAATTGTCAAGGCAAATGGCAGCTATTTCGGTTGCCATGGAAACCACTGTTTCTGCCAATTCCTCTGCAAAATCTGTTATGCAGTATTTATCTGTTGGGTGATTCAACTGTAGCAGAGGTTGGGAAGGCAACAGACCTTGATTACCCAACATGGACACACTGAGCTGGGTTTCACTCTGCCATGTTGCATCACAGGTGTGCTCTTCCTGACTGTCTGTACTGACTAGAGCACTAGAAGACTGCAATTCTTGAATACCATGTTTGCATTCATTATCAGCTGTGGTATTTCCCTGGCCAGTTAATGATCTGAGTTCTTTCTTAATTTGATTATCGCTGGGATTTGTGGATTTGGAACAATCTCTTGTAGTTCTTTTCACATACCTCTTCTTGGGGGATGTCCTCCCAGTAGGTGAACTATGACCACTAGATCTAGGGGACAGATCTGTATGAAACACAGCTGATTTCTGAGCAACTGCCGCAACTCCCCTGTTGATAACTTTAACTGAATTTGTTAAAGAAACAAGATCCTTGTCAAGAGTAGTTCCAGGGGAAGGTTCATTATTGGAGTAGTTTGGGGACTGCTGTAACACATTATTCATTGCTTCTTTTGGTTGATTGTCCGTTACTTGCCAGCTGAAATTTTCTTCAGCACAGTTATCTGAATATTCACTAAGCTGTGCAATATCACTCATTTTCTTACAAGTGAAATACAGCACATTAAAAAGCAGATTGTTTGCAGTTGCAACAAAGAGATCTTGGCTGTTCATGCCTATGCTTCTTTCTGAACTGGAGCTACACTGCTTCTTCCTGACCTCTTCCACAGAGTGCCTCAGAATAACATTAGACAAGTTCTGGGCAAGTTCATCGACGACAGTTTCATCCAAGTGTGGAATTGGTGGTTTTCTTGCCGCCTGAACTATTTTTCCATTTATGGATTCCATAAACTCCCCTATATTTTTGTACGTTTCTGGGTTTGTTAGTACTAAGGATGCCTCTTTGAACAATGCTTGTGCAATGCTACTGTTCAGGTTCTCCATGCTGCTCCCTATGGCTATACTGCAGTGGAGAGTAATGGCTGCTGACGCCTCAGCAGCAGATAAGAGTCCAGTTGAAGTGACAGGATATGTGTCATCTTTTTTTTCACCAAGACCACACACAGCAACAGCACTCGCTACCTGAGTCATGCCACACAAGGCAGATGGAAAAGAATAGTCCACAGATGTACAGTTATTGAGGCCTTGGGGAGGATATGGCTCTTCACTGCCAACCATATCATTTTCAAAGTCTATTGGTTCCTGTTCGCTGTGAAGTTTCTCTGCAGCATGTGGGCTTGAAATAGTACCAATGACTGTAGCTGCACAGGCCAAGGCTACTTCCAAAGTACTCTGCGTACTTCCACTGGAGGTGCTGTCTTGGACTGAATCTGCAACTTCAGTAGGACAATCTGTTTCAGACTCAGGACACAGATTTGGTGAGCTAGATCCAGGCCACTCAGACACATTTTCAGAACCATCTGGGCTTTGAACTATGACAATTTTGGGAAGTTGGTTCCACGGCCGGGAAGCCATGTCATCGTCTGTTGCACCTGTGGTTGAAGTTAAGGAGCTACCAACAGAGATGCTGATGGCAGCCTCTTTCGTAAAAGCAGACTGAGACAATCTGATGAAGGCATCCTGAAGTACAGACTCTGCCAAATTTGTAGCAAACTGACCTGCAGTTTCTTGTTCATTTTGCATGGAAGTATGAGGTTTTATTTCATCTCCATACTTTGATGTGTCTAAGTGACTGTTTTGTTCTGCTGTTGCATCATCCAGAGAAATCAATTTTTCCTTTGCCATTATAGCCAAAGATGTGTCTTCTGATACATCAGAGTTGTCTGTGTCACCCCTAGAAGAGTCTTCCAAGTCATCTGTATTTGAGTATggcttagatttcccagctacaCTAGCCTTCCCGTGTAGCTGCTTGGTGGCCTTACCAACAGTTTGTAAAGCACTGTCTTCACCCCCGACATTAAAGTCTTCCTCAGATGAACTTGAAGTCCTATCTGGAGCTGTGCTGCCTTTGTTATCACAATTTTCTTCTAAAGTGAATAGCAATCTGGCCTGCTTACAGTCTAGGATTTCAAGTCCTTCCCCTTGATACTTTTTGAATGCTGCTGAAGGTTCTGAGACATTTAGCTTTTCCTGATctgggagaaagaaaacaatatgTTAGTCTTTAGCTGTCCAGATGTCTCTTCCTGAACAGTGAGCGTTACAAAGTGACATGAACTGGAGAGTGCAGCCATCATGTACAATGACTCCACATATATGTATCATGAGCAATGATATTTAATGCCATGAAAAACttttatcttgatttcattaTATTGCTTTCAAGCAGCCATTAGAAATCTACATCAATGAACATCCAGCATTATTTCTACAAACATAGCAGCC encodes the following:
- the SPHKAP gene encoding A-kinase anchor protein SPHKAP, with the translated sequence MAANSLLRVPSSNFESPLMYEVSEHQSSGTDSSGSSLGSSVTACKKVLCSNSLLESTDYWLQNQRTPCRIGLVEDKLERNYTSVCFVNLDVGKGDCEEEHMKQRLISVSPNLPKLINSMKVQPPKENEIILLSGLTSGNLQTDFEVPQCSWPADVCLVQCARGNRKNSTSCIIFEINKFLIGLELIQERQLHVEASILKPEDDTNCSVSSIEEDFLTASEHFDEENDAEEYKNDQEKLNVSEPSAAFKKYQGEGLEILDCKQARLLFTLEENCDNKGSTAPDRTSSSSEEDFNVGGEDSALQTVGKATKQLHGKASVAGKSKPYSNTDDLEDSSRGDTDNSDVSEDTSLAIMAKEKLISLDDATAEQNSHLDTSKYGDEIKPHTSMQNEQETAGQFATNLAESVLQDAFIRLSQSAFTKEAAISISVGSSLTSTTGATDDDMASRPWNQLPKIVIVQSPDGSENVSEWPGSSSPNLCPESETDCPTEVADSVQDSTSSGSTQSTLEVALACAATVIGTISSPHAAEKLHSEQEPIDFENDMVGSEEPYPPQGLNNCTSVDYSFPSALCGMTQVASAVAVCGLGEKKDDTYPVTSTGLLSAAEASAAITLHCSIAIGSSMENLNSSIAQALFKEASLVLTNPETYKNIGEFMESINGKIVQAARKPPIPHLDETVVDELAQNLSNVILRHSVEEVRKKQCSSSSERSIGMNSQDLFVATANNLLFNVLYFTCKKMSDIAQLSEYSDNCAEENFSWQVTDNQPKEAMNNVLQQSPNYSNNEPSPGTTLDKDLVSLTNSVKVINRGVAAVAQKSAVFHTDLSPRSSGHSSPTGRTSPKKRYVKRTTRDCSKSTNPSDNQIKKELRSLTGQGNTTADNECKHGIQELQSSSALVSTDSQEEHTCDATWQSETQLSVSMLGNQGLLPSQPLLQLNHPTDKYCITDFAEELAETVVSMATEIAAICLDNSNGKQPWFCAWKRGSEYLMPQALSCRTIKRKKETTQSNGSVVRKHRPPRLSEIKRKTDEHPELKERLMNRVVDESINLDDTPDSSFANEVAAKIMNLAELSMTDNVWQSPNHPRNRLHCDRWNRVNASSCESIPEEDSDSKGSVNTLGLMNTLGQPISRTSSISKQSSCESITDEFSRFMVNQMENEGREFDLLLDYYAGKNANNILTSALQQASKKNGHLNVRPSCPSKQSSTESITEEFYRYMLKEIEKENKENVFSARNSKDWNSSLFPPSQRSPFCFRQSSMPDRSSASRLTVNVPIKANSLDGFSRNSHQDSLSVQPVNTISSSGLCKSDSYLYQRCRSDQATDMLIHETWANSIKALMCKNKIIVDEKEVTESEQHPHDSPPHVQLYANRLAANIVESGKTLIAIHQDSTNRDSSEESSSIPKGMQGSKLKEERIDLDVKSQHSAAPGMFPTKLTSSSACLREVPLIQIETDQREDLDKGPDLLIQVNFSSGETRELFNKEKPSEANMERHTASFSNSSLGMRSCPEPEASSGEAKAMEEFPVPLSSSDESTGSSWCQLANDEDNPDDMSSYLQFSERSMSNGNSSTTSSLGIMDLEIYQENMSSSRTLHELVEENTFCNKQPEKEEECTVGLSVETANKQKNILVVNFDLEPECPDVELRATLQWIAASELGIPIIYFKKSQENRIEKFLDVVRLVHQKSWKVGDIFHAVVQFCQLHEERGELTPSLFDWLLELG